The following proteins are co-located in the Cutaneotrichosporon cavernicola HIS019 DNA, chromosome: 3 genome:
- the ATP5 gene encoding uncharacterized protein (ATP synthase delta (OSCP) subunit) translates to MASIARTVARRGYATASSVKAPVQLNSLTGTYATSAYLAALKKSSKELESLAKDIESFGQKLKTDDKLAALIHNPTLSASERQVALDKVVPKSQPYLSNLLSILSENGRLSSADKVFADFNTLMSAYRGELEVVVTSAEALDSKTMARLEKALKGSALADGKTLKFTNKVNPSVLGGLLVDIGDKTIDATAATRVNRYNAALAQGV, encoded by the exons ATGGCCTCCATCGCCCGCACCGTTGCCCGCCGTGGCTACgccaccgcctcgtcggtcAAG GCGCCCGTTCAGCTCAACTCGCTGACCGGCACCTACGCGACCTCGGCTTACCTtgcggcgctcaagaagtcgtccaaggagctcgagtcTCTCGCCAAGGACATTGAGTCGTTCGGCCAGAAGCTCAAGAccgacgacaagctcgccgccctcatcc ACAACCCCACCCTCTCGGCTTCGGAGCGCCaggtcgccctcgacaaggtTGTCCCCAAGTCGCAGCCCTACCTCTCCAACCTTCTCTCGATCCTTTCGGAGAACGGCCGCCTCTCGTCCGCCGACAAGGTCTTTGCCGACTTCAACACCCTCATGTCGGCGTACCGGGgagagctcgaggtcgttgtCACTTcggccgaggccctcgacTCCAAGACCATGGCCCGTCTCGAGAAGGCCCTCAAGGGctcggccctcgccgacggcaAGACCCTCAAGTTTACCAACAAGGTCAACCCCTCGGTTCTTGGCGGTCTCCTTGTCGACATTGGTGACAAGACCATTgacgccaccgccgctACCCGCGTCAACCGCTACAACGCCGCTCTTGCTC AGGGCGTGTAA